One region of Primulina tabacum isolate GXHZ01 chromosome 1, ASM2559414v2, whole genome shotgun sequence genomic DNA includes:
- the LOC142556378 gene encoding large ribosomal subunit protein eL34, with protein sequence MVQRLTYRKRHSYATKSNQHRVVKTPGGKLVYQSTKKRASGPKCPVTGKRIQGIPHLRPAEYKRSRLPRNRRTVNRPYGGVLSGSAVRERIIRAFLVEEQKIVKKVLKIQKAKEKLTAKS encoded by the exons ATGGTGCAGCGGCTCACTTACAGGAAACGGCACAGCTATGCCACGAAATCCAATCAACATCGTGTTGTAAAAACCCCCG GAGGGAAGCTAGTGTATCAGAGTACTAAGAAAAGGGCAAGTGGTCCTAAATGCCCTGTTACTGGAAAGAGAATCCAAGGG ATTCCTCACTTGAGACCTGCTGAGTACAAGAGATCTAGATTACCTAGAAATCGGAGGACTGTCAACCGTCCTTATGGTGGAGTGTTATCTGGTAGTGCTGTCAGGGAAAG GATCATTAGAGCTTTTTTGGTAGAAGAACAAAAGATTGTGAAGAAGGTTTTGAAGATACAAAAGGCTAAGGAAAAACTTACTGCCAAGAGCTGA